A single region of the Plasmodium malariae genome assembly, chromosome: 7 genome encodes:
- the PmUG01_07011200 gene encoding fam-l protein has product MEQKFKLLIFINISFFFLLTWIYHFDDDVSEPYKSPDENCKHSNKLNIRNYRLLSKCKHNNDTFIVSLNEVNSNNGMDEKKDIYNNEQIFAKLKRKPNRSSSNNMEFSKKGKKNKSCIFETKKYSRMEKKIFKEQDYLDFLKNNRTIRNNTYQKIIRKKYGFRITLPILFVLLLCILLILDLYANCGLIGGLFKVLNIIATTATTVVSTTTDGVTPLQKFLNPLHQWLKKSPFGSFFKSASKVARNGGSTNIDKYSYITGFFGFLIYFIPIFIIGVTCILGIFYYHKKVKKYEKIKFRKG; this is encoded by the exons atggaacaaaaatttaagttgctcatatttattaatatttctttttttttccttttaacaTGGATATACCATTTTGACGATGATGTT agtGAGCCTTATAAATCACCGGATGAGAATTGTAAGCatagtaataaattaaatataaggaATTATCGATTACTTTCAAAATGTAAACACAATAACGATACATTTATTGTGAGTTTAAATGAAGTCAATTCAAATAATGGAATGgacgaaaaaaaagatatatataacaatgaacaaatatttgcaaaattaaaaagaaaaccaAATAGAAGTTCATCAAATAATATGGAATTcagtaaaaaaggaaagaaaaataaatcttgtatatttgaaacaaaaaaatattcccgtatggaaaaaaaaatattcaaagaacaAGATTATTtggattttcttaaaaacaatAGGACGATTCGTAATAACACTtaccaaaaaataatacgtaAAAAGTACGGATTTCGAATAACATTAcctatattatttgttttgttgTTATGTATATTACTTATACTGGATTTATACGCGAATTGTGGACTTATAGGGGGGTTGTTTAAAGTATTGAATATTATTGCTACAACAGCTACAACAGTGGTATCAACAACCACAGATGGTGTGACACCTTTACAAAAATTCTTAAATCCTTTACATCAATGGTTGAAAAAGTCCCCTTTTGGTTCGTTCTTTAAATCAGCTTCTAAAGTAGCACGGAATGGAGGCAGTACtaatatagataaatattcttatataaccGGTTTCTTTGGTTTTCTTATATACTTCATACCCATCTTTATAATAGGTGTCACATGTATATTAGGTATTTTTTActaccataaaaaagttaaaaagtatgaaaaaattaagtttagAAAAGggtaa
- the PmUG01_07011300 gene encoding fam-l protein has protein sequence MEQEIKLPIFIKVSIFIFISVICHFFSYMSIFDKFLCEKQTIGSKLDIKTYRLLAECKQDKYSNVLYLKKEMPNNIMKNEKYIYMNDKGDRRKMKQSDIHSLNNTGEHKLYEKNKSNIFETKKLSHMEKKIFKELDYIDFLKNNRTISDKTYKKIICKKFALRFSVPVLLLLLLSVSIILNYSYFSYLVWRLFDILFLCFGGSWYGSLNSLLKNSSLQSLLRTKDKITLNRWSITTGKLDQIKDHDYVFVFFKYLIYLIYLLAFLTLGVTLILGIVYYHKKVKKYQKIKFRKR, from the exons atggaACAAGAAATTAAGTtacctatttttattaaagtttctatttttatatttattagtgtgatatgtcattttttcagttatatg AGTATCTTTGACAAATTCTTGTGTGAGAAACAAACCATTGGAAGTAAATTAGATATAAAAACTTATAGATTACTAGCAGAATGTAAACAggataaatattcaaatgttttatatttaaaaaaagagatgcctaataatataatgaaaaacgaaaaatatatatatatgaacgaTAAGGGCGATAGACGAAAAATGAAGCAGTCAGATATACATTCGTTGAATAACACTGGGGAACATAAACTATacgagaaaaataaatctaatatatttgaaacaaaaaaattatcccatatggaaaaaaaaatattcaaagagcTCGATTATAtagattttcttaaaaataaccGTACAATTAGTGATAaaacttacaaaaaaataatatgtaaaaaatttgcatTACGATTTTCTGTACCTGTATTATTGCTTTTGTTGTTATCAGTatctattatattaaattattcctACTTTAGTTATCTTGTATGGCGGTTGTTTgatatattgtttttgtGTTTTGGCGGTTCGTGGTACGGTTCTTTAAATAGTTTATTGAAAAATTCCTCTTTACAATCTTTATTAAGAACtaaagataaaataacattaaataGATGGAGTATTACAACAGGAAAACTGGATCAAATAAAAGATCACGAttatgtatttgttttttttaaatatttaatatatttaatatatttattagctTTCTTAACATTAGGTGTCACGCTTATATTAGGAATTGTTTActatcataaaaaagttaaaaaatatcaaaaaattaagttcagaaaaaggtaa